In Oncorhynchus nerka isolate Pitt River linkage group LG21, Oner_Uvic_2.0, whole genome shotgun sequence, the following are encoded in one genomic region:
- the LOC115103800 gene encoding trichohyalin-like has protein sequence MERVVEMANNGGFSLAGPSTTPRKRQVRFSARHDILLLREVIAQNPFCSKESGRIWARVGEIITAALQDESFEVDARRCRERTMLLLDYYKKQDFPSLRRFGTERLYAQKEDLLHEVLELEAEKGLLASGESKYQDEEVRKRALEELASQPEQDKPIIISTQTGQPKVPTTPEPEEQQENLAELSLVSAAPMAKQPCQCCCQTYSEILSFLEKRSEAEQRLREEELLLRREELEIQRSKITLERERLGAERKERERRFELESQERQVILDLLKEKVLKG, from the exons ATGGAACGTGTGGTGGAGATGGCAAATAACGGTG gTTTCTCCCTCGCCGGCCCCTCCACCACTCCCCGCAAGCGACAGGTGCGATTCTCCGCCCGCCACGACATCCTGCTGCTCCGCGAGGTCATTGCTCAGAACCCGTTCTGTTCCAAGGAGTCGGGTCGTATCTGGGCCCGTGTCGGGGAGATCATCACTGCTGCCCTGCAGGACGAGAGCTTCGAGGTGGACGCCCGGCGTTGCAGGGAGAGGACCATGCTGCTGCTGGACTACTACAAGAAGCAGGACTTCCCCAGCCTACGCAG GTTTGGGACAGAGAGGCTGTATGCCCAGAAAGAAGACCTACTCCATGAGGTGTTGGAGCTGGAGGCAGAGAAGGGTCTTCTGGCCAGCGGAGAGAGTAAGTACCAGGATGAGGAAGTCAGGAAACGAGCCTTGGAAGAGCTGGCTAGTCAACCAGAGCAGGACAAACCCATCATTATCTCCACACAAACAGGACAACCCAAAG TCCCCACGACCCCAGAGCCCGAGGAGCAGCAGGAGAACCTGGCGGAGCTCTCGCTAGTCTCTGCGGCACCCATGGCCAAGCAGCCTTGCCAATGCTGCTGCCAGACCTACTCAGAGATCCTCAGCTTCCTGGAGAAGCGCTCGGAGGCGGAACAACGACTGCGGGAGGAGGAGTTATTGCTGAGGAGGGAGGAGCTAGAGATCCAGAGGAGTAAGatcactctggagagagagaggctgggggcggagaggaaggagagggagaggaggttcgAGCTGGAGAGCCAGGAAAGACAGGTCATATTGGACCTGCTAAAGGAGAAGGTGCTCAAAGGATGA